TGCCGGCGGCCAGCGCCGGCGCCAGCTTCCAGGCGCCCATCAGGATCGGGAAGTTCCACGGGATGATCTGCCCGACGACCCCCAGCGGCTCGTGGAAGTGGTAGGCGACGGTGTCGTCGTCGAGCTGCGACAGCGAGCCTTCCTGGGCGCGAATCGCGGCGGCGAAATACCGGAAATGATCGGCGGCCAGTGGGATGTCGGCGGCCAGCGTCTCGCGAATCGGCTTGCCGTTCTCCCAGACTTCGGCAAGTGCCAACGAATCCTTGTTCGCTTCAATGCGATCCGCGATCTTGTTCAGAACCGCGGCCCGCTCGGCCGGTGAGGTCTTGCCCCAGGCCGGGGCGGCGGCATGTGCGGCATCGAGCGCCTTGTCGACGTCGGCCTCGTCGGACCGCGCCACTTCGCAAAACGTTTGGCCGGTCACCGGCGTCGGGTTCTCGAAGTAGCGGCCCTTGGCGGGTGCGACCCACTCACCCCCGATGAAGTTGTCGTACCGCGATTCATAGGACATCAGGGCCCCGCTGGAACCCGGGCGTGCGAAGACAGTCATTAGCTCGACTTCCATTCTGCTTCACCTGTAATACAGCTCACATTACCGCTGGGACCACAATGGCTTCCATGACAGGGCTTTCATGACAACGACAGATTCGGACCCCGACGACCCACACCTGTGGCTTGAGGACGTCACCGCCGAAAAGGCGCTGGATTGGGTGCGGGCGCGCAACAAACCGACGATGGCGCAGTTCTGCGACGCGGACTTCGAACGGATGCGCGCCGAGGCCCTGGAGGTGCTCGACACCGACGCCCGCATCCCCTATGTGCGCCGCCGCGGCGAGTACCTGTACAACTTCTGGCGCGACGCCGCCAACCCGCGCGGGCTCTGGCGGCGCACCACGCTGGACAGCTACCGGAGCGACTCCCCCGAGTGGGACGTGCTGATCGATGTCGACGAGCTCGGTCGAGCGGACGACGAGAAGTGGGTGTGGGCCGGCGCCACGGTCATCGAACCGGAGTTCACCCGCGCCCTGGTCAATCTCTCCCGCGGCGGCTCGGACGCGGTGATCGTGCGCGAATTCGACATGCGCACACGGGAATTCATCCCCGACGGATTCGCGCTGCCGGAAGCCAAGTCGCAGATCGGCTGGGCCGACCCGGATACGGTGCTGGTCGGCACGGACTTCGGCCCCGATTCGCTGACCGAATCCGGATACCCGCGCATCGTGAAGCGATGGCGGCGCGGCACTCCGTTGAGCGAGGCCGAGACGATCTTCTCCGGCACACGTACCGACGTCAGCGCCGGGGCGAACGCCGACCGGACGCCGGGCTTCGAGCGCAGCTTCGCGGGCCGTTCCATCGACTTCTGGAATTCGGAGCTCTACGAAATACGCGGGTCGGAACTGATCCGCATCGACGTGCCGACCGACGCGAGCACGTCGATTCATCGTGAATGGCTGTTGATCGAGCTGCGCAGCGATTGGACGTTCGGCGCCGCCACCTATCGCGCCGGCTCACTACTGGCGGCCGGCTACGACGAATTCCTGGCCGGGACAGCCGATTTGCAAGTGGTCTTCGAACCGGACGAGCACACCTGCCTGCACCAGACGGCGTGGACCCGCGACCGGCTGTTGCTGGTCACGTTGGCCGACGTCGCCAGCCGGGTCGAAATCGTCATGCCCGGCACCTGGCAGCGCGAAGCGATCGCCGGAATCCCACCGGCGACCAACACGGTGATCGCGGCCGCCGACGACACCGGCGACGAATTCTTTTTGGATTCAAGTGGATTCGATATGCCTTCGCAGCTGCTGCGCGGCACCGGCGCCGGGAAACTCGAGCAGATCAAGTCTGCGCCGGAATTCTTCGATGCCGAAAACCTGGACGTGAAACAGTATTTCGTGCCGTCGAACGACGGGACGAAGATCCCGTACTTCGTGGTGCGGTCACGCGCGCTCGAAGGCCCCGGCCCCACCCTGCTCGGCGGTTACGGCGGTTTCGAATCCTCCAGGACGCCCGGGTACAGCGGGGTGTTGGGCCGGCTGTGGCTGGCCCGCGGCGGCACCTACGTGATGGCCAACATTCGCGGCGGCGGCGAGTACGGGCCGCGCTGGCATACCCAGGCGATGCGCGAGAACCGGCACAAGGTCGACGAGGATTTCGCCGCGGTGGCAGACGATTTGGTGAACCGCGGCATCACCAGTGTCGCGCAACTGGGCGCCCAGGGCGGCAGCAACGGCGGCCTGCTGATGGGCATCATGTTGACCAAGTACCCGGAGAAGTTTGGCGCGTTGGTCTGCGATGTGCCGCTGCTGGACATGAAGCGCTACCACCTGTTGCTGGCCGGCGCGTCATGGGTGGCCGAGTACGGCGATCCCGACAACCCGGACGACTGGGATTTCATCTCCAAATACTCGCCCTACCAGAACATTTCGGCGACGCGTCATTACCCTCAGGTGCTGTTCACCACGTCCACGCGCGACGACCGGGTGCATCCCGGCCACGCCCGCAAGATGGTCGCGGCGCTGCAGGCCGCGGGCCACCGGGTCTGGTTGTACGAGAATATCGAGGGTGGGCACGCCGGTGCGGCGGACAATGAGCAAGCCGCTTTCAAATCGGCTCTGAGCTATTCGTTCCTATGGCGGACACTGGGAGGCCAACCGTGAAGATCCTCGACATCATCGAATTCGGCATGGTCATCGCCGGTCTGATCCTGATCATCGCGGGGTGGGCGCAGTCGCGTTTTCGCTTCATCTCGCAGCGCCGCAAGGCCCGGTACTTCTACTGGGGGACCTCGGCTCTCGGCATCGTCCTTTTCGGCTTCGGGACGGGACAACTGTGGCCGAACGCCGTCATCACGACACTGATCTTCTCCACACTGGTCCTGAGCACGGCTTACTTCACAACGCCCTACCTCAAGATCGGCGACCAGATCTACGCGTCGAGTCCGGAAAATCGCGAACCCGACCCGCCCGTCGAGGAGCGCTAGCCCACACTGGGGCCTATGTCAGATTCCAAGCCCGACTTCGAGACCGTGCTGTACCGGACCTCCGGTCCGGTCGCGACCATCACGCTGAACCGCCCCGAGCACCTCAACACGATCGTGCCGCCGATGCCCGACGAGATCGAGTCCGCCATCGGCCTCGCCGAGCGGGATCCGGGAGTAAAGGTCATCGTGCTGCGCGGCGCCGGCCGGGCGTTCTCCGGCGGCTACGACTTCGGCGGCGGATTCCAGCAGTGGGGCGCGTCGATGATGACCGACGGCAAGTGGGATCCGGGTAAGGACTTCGCGATGGTCAGCGCCCGCGAGACCGGGCCGACGCAAAAGTTCATGGCGATCTGGCGCGCGTCCAAGCCGGTGATCGCGCAGGTGCACGGCTGGTGTGTCGGCGGCGCGAGCGATTACGCGCTGTGCGCCGACATCATCATCGCCAGCGAAGATGCCGTCATCGGCACTCCTTACAGCCGGATGTGGGGTGCGTACCTGACCGGCATGTGGCTCTACCGCCTGAGCCTGGCCAAGGCCAAGTGGCATTCGCTGACCGGCCGGCCGCTGTCCGGCGTCCAGGCCGCCCAGATCGAGCTGATCAACGAGGCGGTGCCGTTCGACCGCCTCGAGGCCCGGGTGGCAGAGATCGCCGCCGAGCTGGCACACATCCCACTGTCGCAGCTGCAGGCGCAGAAGCTGATCGTCAACCAGGCCTACGAGAACATGGGCCTGGCGTCCACCCAAACGCTGGGCGGCATCCTGGACGGCCTGATGCGCAATACTCCCGACGCG
The Mycobacterium sp. 050128 genome window above contains:
- a CDS encoding crotonase/enoyl-CoA hydratase family protein; this translates as MSDSKPDFETVLYRTSGPVATITLNRPEHLNTIVPPMPDEIESAIGLAERDPGVKVIVLRGAGRAFSGGYDFGGGFQQWGASMMTDGKWDPGKDFAMVSARETGPTQKFMAIWRASKPVIAQVHGWCVGGASDYALCADIIIASEDAVIGTPYSRMWGAYLTGMWLYRLSLAKAKWHSLTGRPLSGVQAAQIELINEAVPFDRLEARVAEIAAELAHIPLSQLQAQKLIVNQAYENMGLASTQTLGGILDGLMRNTPDALGFIDTAQTQGVRAAVQRRDGPFGDYSQAPPDLRPDPSHVIVPDSDS
- a CDS encoding prolyl oligopeptidase family serine peptidase, which produces MTTTDSDPDDPHLWLEDVTAEKALDWVRARNKPTMAQFCDADFERMRAEALEVLDTDARIPYVRRRGEYLYNFWRDAANPRGLWRRTTLDSYRSDSPEWDVLIDVDELGRADDEKWVWAGATVIEPEFTRALVNLSRGGSDAVIVREFDMRTREFIPDGFALPEAKSQIGWADPDTVLVGTDFGPDSLTESGYPRIVKRWRRGTPLSEAETIFSGTRTDVSAGANADRTPGFERSFAGRSIDFWNSELYEIRGSELIRIDVPTDASTSIHREWLLIELRSDWTFGAATYRAGSLLAAGYDEFLAGTADLQVVFEPDEHTCLHQTAWTRDRLLLVTLADVASRVEIVMPGTWQREAIAGIPPATNTVIAAADDTGDEFFLDSSGFDMPSQLLRGTGAGKLEQIKSAPEFFDAENLDVKQYFVPSNDGTKIPYFVVRSRALEGPGPTLLGGYGGFESSRTPGYSGVLGRLWLARGGTYVMANIRGGGEYGPRWHTQAMRENRHKVDEDFAAVADDLVNRGITSVAQLGAQGGSNGGLLMGIMLTKYPEKFGALVCDVPLLDMKRYHLLLAGASWVAEYGDPDNPDDWDFISKYSPYQNISATRHYPQVLFTTSTRDDRVHPGHARKMVAALQAAGHRVWLYENIEGGHAGAADNEQAAFKSALSYSFLWRTLGGQP